Proteins encoded in a region of the Armatimonadota bacterium genome:
- the nuoK gene encoding NADH-quinone oxidoreductase subunit NuoK, with protein sequence MQVGLAHYLVVSTLLFCLGLYGVLTRRNAVAILMGVELMLNAANINLVAFNRYLAPAAVGGQVFALVVITLAACEAAVGLALVVAAYRGLETIHVDEINLMKW encoded by the coding sequence ATGCAGGTGGGGCTGGCGCACTACCTGGTGGTGAGCACCCTGCTGTTCTGCCTGGGGTTGTACGGGGTCCTCACCCGCCGCAACGCCGTGGCCATCCTGATGGGCGTGGAGCTCATGCTCAACGCCGCCAACATCAACCTGGTGGCCTTCAACCGGTATCTGGCGCCGGCGGCGGTGGGCGGCCAGGTCTTCGCGCTGGTGGTCATCACCCTGGCGGCCTGCGAGGCGGCGGTGGGCCTGGCCCTGGTGGTGGCCGCCTACCGCGGCCTGGAGACCATCCACGTGGACGAGATCAACCTGATGAAATGGTGA